The nucleotide window AAGCTCTTAGAAACCTGCCCACAAGTACAAGTGGAGTCAggcatttatatattttattataatgttaaaattttattttattttttttaaatataaaccaAGTAAAACGTTAAAATTAGTTACTCCCGTGAGCTTCTCAGAGTGAGAAATCCCATCCTGTGTCAGAAAACTCTCCACATCATTCTATTTCTATTCTAGCGCACCCAACGGAGCTGATTTCATCCAACCATATATTACCAAAGCTACTTCAACTATATAGAGGAaacaaaaggaaaataaagaatcCACCTACCTGCAGAATTAATCCTATCATCCATGAACACAACTTAACAGTGAGTTTGGTCTGTTGCTGAGAAATCATTAAGCTGAAGATAAAGCAATTGCTTTAATAATGGGTGACCAAAATGactaattactttttttttaattaatgtgaAGGGAAAGAAGATCAAAGATAGTTACAAATTGTTAACAAATTACAGATCGAACTCTACAGCAAGAGAGGGAAAAAGAGAGAATTAGAATTACTACTTCCACATTCTGTAGTGTGCTTCTCTTCCTCAGGATGAGGGCATTTTTAATTTactctgtttcttcttcttcttcttcaaaagatCAAGTTTCAACAAgtattctctctttctccttagcTGCAAATTTCCCAGATCTGCCAATCTGCCACATTATTTCAATTTCTTTACCTTCTCTGCAGTATATATCAAAACAAAGAAAGTAAAGTGATGGCAACAGCAGCAGCAACACTGTAACTAATAGAACCCATCAGCTTCACAGACCCAGACATGGAAGGAGGAGGTGGGCTATAATAGTAGAAAGGAAAGTAAGGCACAATTGGGTTAGGCGGAGGAGGTGCAGGGTAGTTCTTATAGTTTGGCGGAGGATAGTAATAGTAACTGCCGCCGCCTCCGCCGCCACCACCCTGTGGTGGTGGTGGAGAGGAGTAGGTGTAAGTGgagggtggtggtggtggagagGAGTAGGTGTAAGTggaaggtggtggtggtggagagGAGTAGTACGAGCCAGATGACCTCGGCGGAGAAGGTGGTGGTGGGCAGTTAGAGGTGGATGCTGGCGGTGGTGGAGATAGTGGAGGCGGAGACGAGGGTTTGCAACATGAAGAGCACATTGTGCATGCGATCTCGTACAATGTTCTTGATTGTGGAATGGGCGAGGGATTGGTGGAGGGTAGAATCATGAGAAGCACTGCCAGAAAGAAAATGATCATCTTGATTCTTTCCATTCTGCGCACAATCAACATGAGACTACAGATTTCAAGAAATGCAGTTTAatcaagaagaagaaaaaaagaaatttttggcGGAATTCTTGAGAGACCTATAAATTAATGAGCAGctgagagaaagaagaagaagaagaaggagagagggagagagagagagcaagtgAGCGTTGAGTGGAGGTTGAAGTAAGTGTCTATTATCTTTGAAGCTACACCATTCATCAAtcgtcatcatcatcatcatctttatGATGCTtttaaaaattactattaaaaacaaaaaaacGTTAAAAAGGAGCCTAAAGTTCTAAAAGATGACACCGACACGTTTTACTTTAAGAGATAAGGAATAGTGAAACCCTTAAAACGGTGAGGTTTGAATAGTGAGGAGGAGTCGTGAATGATGGGCTTGACCAGTTTGACCATGGTTCAGAAACGTGTTCATGCGTATGGTGGGCGTTCAATTTTGTGATACAGAGCGATTTTCGCAGGCTGGTTCGGTGGCAATTGTCTGCCAAATAACAAAGGCCACAACTTATTTAGGAATTAGGACTGGCCCTTATCTTTCCAACCCAGTATTGCATTTCTTGGAAAGACTAATTGATTATCGATAAACGGTCTAATTTAGTTAAGCAATGCTTTTATAAAGGACTGAAATAAAGAAAATGTAAAAGGTGCAATTTATATCAATAAATAACTTGAAAAGCTGTCTTTGGAAAAATAACTTGGAAAGCTGGCAATTTTGTTTTCATGTGAAGGATCTTGCACTTATATCTTTTGCTTTCTTAATCTTCTTTATTGGAGAGAGCTTTTCCCCTTTATAATATCACCCTTTCTAAGTTTCTCTCTAGTCATGATTGCTTAGCTTGAGAAACTCAAAACGTTATCTAATATGTCATGCTTTTTGCTTGCCTATTGGATAATGTTATCTGTTTTGATTCATTAAATCTTacgattttattttttaaatttcttttttgagCTTTAAAAGTGCACCATACATGTTATAAGACTTGTCAATTGTATCActcatcacttttttttttttatgtgagaCTCTGTTCATTCCTATCCCCTCATCAACGAGTCATGTCCTCCTAATGAATTACTCTCAGTCACATATAGGATGTTACATAATCAATCGCTTAAAATTCTCATAttgttataaaaataataattatttttaaatctaattaattttatccGATTATGATATTATGTCATTCTTACATTGTTAAACTTATCTTTATATaatgtcaattatattaaatatataataaatatttaaatataaatatttaatattaaaatgatTTTTACATAAAGATGAGTTCGTAGCAATTGCAAACTTATAAATATATTACTACTACACAATACTCGGGAGCCTAATCTATGAATCAAGACAAAGTC belongs to Hevea brasiliensis isolate MT/VB/25A 57/8 chromosome 4, ASM3005281v1, whole genome shotgun sequence and includes:
- the LOC110633120 gene encoding extensin-like; its protein translation is MLIVRRMERIKMIIFFLAVLLMILPSTNPSPIPQSRTLYEIACTMCSSCCKPSSPPPLSPPPPASTSNCPPPPSPPRSSGSYYSSPPPPPSTYTYSSPPPPPSTYTYSSPPPPQGGGGGGGGSYYYYPPPNYKNYPAPPPPNPIVPYFPFYYYSPPPPSMSGSVKLMGSISYSVAAAVAITLLSLF